Within the Streptosporangium album genome, the region ACGCTCCCGCCAGGGTGCCAACTCCCTCGGCATTCTGCCCGAGTTCCGCGGGGTGCTGGTGCACGACTCGCTGTCGCTCTACAACGGCTACCCGCACGCCAGGCATCAACTGTGCGGTGCCCACCTGGTCAGAGAGCTGACCGCCGCGGCAGAGGACCATCCCGGCCAGCGGTGGCCGGTACAGATCCGCTGGGCGCTGGCCGAGTTGAACAAGCAGGCCGTCAAGGCCCGTGAGAGTGGGTTGACCGAGATCCCGCCCGAGCGGTCGCGGATCTACCTCGAATCCTTCCACCACGGGATCGCGGTCGGGCTGTCGCTGCATCCCCGCGCGCCGGGACGGAAACAGGCCCCGGCCCGCAACCTGCTGGAACGCCTGCGAGACCGGGCGGCTGACGTGCTGCGCTTCGCCGACTTCCCCGGCTGGGTGCCGTTCACGAACAACACGGGCGAGCGCGCGCTCCGCCCGGTCAAGACCCAGGTGAAGATCTCCGGCTGCCATCAATCCGAAGACGGCGCCGCGCACTGGCTGACCGTCCGCTCCTACCTCGACAGTGCCCGCAAGCACGGGCTGAGTGCCTTCGAAGCGATCCACCGCGCCTTCACCGGCAACCTCTGGATGCCCCCCGTCGCACTCAACGCCTGATCAGCGCGTATCACGCAGCGTCACAGAACCTTCTGATTGCTTACCCGACGGTAGCGAGTAGACGCTGGAGCTCAGGGGGCGGGGGCGCGTTGGACCAGGCACGCCAGTAGCGCTGGAGCCGTGTCCAAGGGGTGAGCCAGCCGCGCACGTGGCGCAGCGCTGACGGCCAAGACGGCCTGAGCTGGGTGTCGGAGCTGATTTTCCCCCCGATCCTCGACGGTCTGGCCACCGTTGGAATGATTCTCACCCGGTGAGGGGAGCGGTTCATCGCCCGGACCCACGGCGCCATCGGGCAGGCCGCTTCCGGCCAGCCAGGTGTGCCAGCAAAAGCAGAACGCGGCCATCACCAGCGTCTGGTGACGGCGGATCGCCAGGGAGGAACGGACCTGGAAATCGGCCCAGCCGAGCTCGTCTTTGACCTGCTTGTAGCCCTGCTCGATCCATGATCTCAGCGCGTACAGACGCACGATGTGCGCGAGGTCGGCCGGCGGGTGCGGGGAGTCGGCGGCGTAGCCGCCGGGACGGCGCAGGTTGGTGGTCAGATACCAGGTGCTCGCATCCGGCAGCATCGCCGGATCGGTGGTGGCGATCACCAGCCGGTAGGGCTCATCGGGACCCCACGGACCCAAGGAGGCATCAGCCGCCCACCAGATCTCGGTGTGGCCGTCACGGAAACGGCGCTGCACACGCGTCCAGTCGCCGGGATGCTCCGGCCCGCCCCAGACCAGGGCACAGGCGGCCTCGACCGGGGTGTGATCGGCGGAGGCGGGCGCCCACAGGCCCTTGCGCCGCTTGAGCGCCAGCACATACGCCAGCCCCAGCTGCCGTAGCTCGCGGCGGTAGTCGTCATTGTCGCCGTAGGCACAGTCGGCCACCACCGCGGTGAAGGGGATCTGGGCCTCCAGCGCCTTGGCCACCAACCGTGCGGCGATCTTCGGTTTGGTGGCGAAGTTCGGATCCGCCGTGCCGCCCGGCAGGCGACACGCCGCCGTGTACGGCTGGGCGTGCAGCGGCACATACAGCCGCTCATCAGCCCATAAAGTGGTGACGGTGACGATCCCGTTGTCGGTCTTACCGAGCCGGCCCAGCCACTGACGGGACACGTGATCGGTGGCGTGCCCGTCTTTGCGGTCGCCGCTGTCGTCGATCACCAACACCCCGCCCCGGTGCGGCGCAACCGCCGGATCGGCCCGCAGTAACGCCACCCGCCGGTCGTTGACCGCCTCGGGGTTCCACACCGATTCCGACAGGAAGTACTGCAGCCGCTGCACCGCCGGATCATTGATTCCCACCACGGGTTCGGCCCCGGCCAGGCAGGTCAGCGTCTTGTTGCGCTCGCGAGGCAGCAACAGCCCGGCCAGATACTCGCGAAACCCGCGCCGCTGCCCGAGCGCGGAGAACAGATCATCGAAACACGCCGCGTACTCTTCCAGCGGACCAGGCGCCACCGGGCACGGCAGACGAGCGGTCATCACCCACCCCCTGAAACGCTCGAACGAGCATTAATAAGGCGATACCCGGCATCATTCTTGATCCAACGAACCACCGTTACTGATCAAGAAATGCAGGCGTGACGTAACGTGATGCCCTTTCCGGGCACTGTTCACCCTGGTGACAGTTGAAGGGTGAGGTACCCCGATAGAAGCGGGGTACCTCACCCTTCAAAGCTGTCACCTGGACAAACGGTCGCTATCAGGTACCCGTCCTCATGGCAAGCCCACATCTTTTGATCAGTACGGACACAGAGACCCTCCCGGACTGACCGGGAGATCCTCTGATCTGGAACTGCCTTGGGAATCGAATCCCAGACCCCTTCATTACGAGTTAGAACACGATCGTCCAGGACCGTCCACAGCCGTCTTCTGGGCCTGCTCGGGTGGGGTTCATAAGGTCCCTCAGTCCATGGTCGTCCAGGTCTGTCCAAGCCTGTTGTTAGCATCCGCATTAGCAAGATTGGCATTTGTGTCTTTCCCGCTTTCGAATCGGTCATCGAACC harbors:
- a CDS encoding IS701 family transposase, which produces MTARLPCPVAPGPLEEYAACFDDLFSALGQRRGFREYLAGLLLPRERNKTLTCLAGAEPVVGINDPAVQRLQYFLSESVWNPEAVNDRRVALLRADPAVAPHRGGVLVIDDSGDRKDGHATDHVSRQWLGRLGKTDNGIVTVTTLWADERLYVPLHAQPYTAACRLPGGTADPNFATKPKIAARLVAKALEAQIPFTAVVADCAYGDNDDYRRELRQLGLAYVLALKRRKGLWAPASADHTPVEAACALVWGGPEHPGDWTRVQRRFRDGHTEIWWAADASLGPWGPDEPYRLVIATTDPAMLPDASTWYLTTNLRRPGGYAADSPHPPADLAHIVRLYALRSWIEQGYKQVKDELGWADFQVRSSLAIRRHQTLVMAAFCFCWHTWLAGSGLPDGAVGPGDEPLPSPGENHSNGGQTVEDRGENQLRHPAQAVLAVSAAPRARLAHPLDTAPALLACLVQRAPAP
- the tnpC gene encoding IS66 family transposase; this translates as MAGAPSSYGPNLRALAAYLLVFQHVPVERCAQLIADVTGARVSPGWVSSILAEAATLVADGIKVIRALLTLAHVLHVDETTTRIGAGRRWLHVACTNTLTLLGLGERSRQGANSLGILPEFRGVLVHDSLSLYNGYPHARHQLCGAHLVRELTAAAEDHPGQRWPVQIRWALAELNKQAVKARESGLTEIPPERSRIYLESFHHGIAVGLSLHPRAPGRKQAPARNLLERLRDRAADVLRFADFPGWVPFTNNTGERALRPVKTQVKISGCHQSEDGAAHWLTVRSYLDSARKHGLSAFEAIHRAFTGNLWMPPVALNA